The following proteins are encoded in a genomic region of Pungitius pungitius chromosome 17, fPunPun2.1, whole genome shotgun sequence:
- the LOC134107080 gene encoding uncharacterized protein LOC134107080, whose translation MERPTQPCPLGDDHGVLLNSSDEVGEVGYAVGEVDFIPLAFPDDNEEQEKDEEEDEEEDEEEEEEERPMLAMDRQLMHFGLEAALYFLEEQHHEEEEDDEDGKDSGYDSMSVCDSLSEDDWMDWVAPTEEMQQEAFLQFVLLQHPPLPSHVDLPEEAPSPVPQTSGLSTKRSREEDDAGQVSRKRQRDEDDHVDTAEEDYRNSAPSTSGLAPSTSGRAPPTFRRYWQWAEDSDSD comes from the coding sequence ATGGAACGTCCCACACAACCCTGCCCCCTCGGCGATGACCACGGTGTTCTCCTCAACTCCTCGGATGAGGTAGGTGAGGTAGGTTATGCTGTGGGTGAAGTTGATTTTATTCCCCTGGCCTTCCCGGATGACAACGAGGAGCAGgaaaaggatgaagaggaggatgaagaggaggatgaagaggaggaggaagaggagcggccCATGTTGGCAATGGACAGGCAACTGATGCACTTTGGTCTGGAGGCAGCATTGTATTTTCTGGAGGAGCAACAccacgaggaggaagaggatgatgaggacgGGAAGGATTCTGGGTACGACTCCATGTCTGTGTGCGACTCCCTTTCTGAGGACGATTGGATGGACTGGGTGGCACCTACGGAAGAAATGCAACAAGAAGCTTTCCTGCAGTTTGTACTACTGCAACATCCCCCACTTCCTTCACATGTGGACCTTCCCGAAGAAGCGCCAAGTCCAGTTCCCCAGACGTCAGGATTGTCCACCAAGAGGAGCAGGGAAGAGGACGACGCAGGGCAGGTAAGTaggaagaggcagagggatgaggacgaccatgtggacacagccgaagaggactacaggaactcggcaccctccacttcaggcctcgcaccctccacttcaggccGAGCCCCACCCACATTCAGAAGATACTGGCAGTGGGCggaagacagcgactcggattga
- the LOC134107085 gene encoding proteasome subunit beta type-8-like, with product MMALFQVSGFKSYAELREQILPARQTHLLDRTNHYNFGTRTQEFAVPLGVDPSGFLRTCNRDGGVSIDLNHGTTTLAFKFKHGVIVAVDSRASAGRYLASNDVNKVIEINPYLLGTMSGSAADCQYWERLLAKECRLYRLRSNHRISVAAASKLLCNMMLGYRGMGLSMGSMICGWDKEGPGLYYVDDQGTRLSGHMFSTGCGSSYAYGVVDSGYREDMTVDEAYELGRRGIAHATHRDAYSGGAVNMYHMQQDGWIKVCKDDVSELIHRYRKGMF from the exons ATGATGGCTCTTTTCCAAGTATCTGGTTTTAAGTCTTATGCTGAACTCCGTGAGCAGATTCTTCCAGCCAGACAGACGCATCTCTTGGACCGAACCAACCACTACAACTTCGGGACCAGAACTCAGGAATTTGCTGTCCCTCTGGGTGTAGAC CCTTCAGGGTTTCTCAGAACCTGTAACCGTGATGGTGGTGTGAGTATAGACCTGAACCACGGGACGACCACCCTGGCCTTCAAGTTCAAACATGGAGTCATTGTGGCTGTGGACTCCAGAGCCTCAGCAGGCCGTTACTTGG CATCCAACGACGTCAACAAGGTGATAGAGATCAACCCCTACCTGCTGGGCACCATGTCGGGCAGCGCTGCAGACTGCCAGTACTGGGAGAGACTCCTGGCCAAAGAATGCAG GCTCTACAGGCTGAGGAGCAACCACAGGATCTCTGTGGCTGCTGCCTCCAAGCTGCTGTGCAACATGATGCTGGGCTACAGAGGCATGGGCCTCTCTATGGGAAGCATGATCTGTGGATGGGACAAAGAG ggtCCCGGTCTGTACTACGTGGACGACCAAGGGACGCGTCTGTCCGGCCACATGTTCTCTACCGGCTGTGGGAGCAGCTACGCCTACGGCGTGGTGGACAGCGGCTACAGGGAGGACATGACGGTGGACGAGGCGTATGAGCTGGGACGCCGGGGCATCGCTCACGCCACACACAGGGACGCCTACTCTGGAGGGGCGGTCAACA tgtaccACATGCAGCAGGACGGCTGGATAAAGGTGTGTAAGGATGACGTCTCCGAGCTGATCCACCGCTACAGGAAGGGAATGTTCTGA
- the LOC134107083 gene encoding proteasome subunit beta type-7-like: protein MPYLAMGSGDLAALGILEDGYKPDLELDKAKELVRTAIHAGIMNDLASGNNIDICVITREGADYIRPYQVSEYKDKRKTKYKYGAGTTAVLTEKVVPVKLEVVEETVQRMDTA from the exons ATGCCTTACCTTGCAATGG GCTCTGGGGATCTGGCTGCTTTGGGGATTCTAGAGGACGGGTACAAACCCGACCTGGAG CTGGACAAGGCCAAGGAGCTGGTGCGTACCGCCATCCACGCAGGAATCATGAATGACCTCGCCTCAGGCAACAACATCGACATCTGTGTCATCACCAGAGAAGGAGCGGACTACATCAGGCCGTACCAGGTGTCAGAGTACAAAGACAAAAG gaaaacaaaatacaaatatggtGCAGGTACAACAGCGGTTCTGACGGAGAAAGTAGTTCCTGTAAAGCTGGAGGTTGTAGAGGAGACTGTGCAGCGGATGGATACAGCTTGA
- the LOC134107082 gene encoding nudC domain-containing protein 1-like — protein sequence MPCFCLRHDVDALVWQPRPDQPSDMWEHVATFNALGYVQASKRDKKFATCAPNFSYATLGECLRRAFIYRQPAPVETVLFNRKQGRQVGQVAKQQVASLDSDEPILGFRATNERLYVLTSGRLFVLKVNNN from the exons ATGCCCTGCTTCTGCCTCAGACACGATGTGGACGCTCTGGTGTGGCAGCCTCGTCCCGACCAACCCAGTGACATGTGGGAGCACGTGGCCACGTTCAACGCTTTGG GCTACGTCCAGGCGTCCAAACGGGACAAAAAGTTTGCGACCTGCGCCCCCAACTTCTCCTACGCCACGCTGGGCGAGTGTCTCCGCCGGGCCTTCATCTACCGACAGCCGGCGCCGGTGGAGACGGTCCTCTTCAACCGGAAGCAGGGCCGTCAGGTGGGACAGGTTGCTAAGCAACAAGTGGCCAGCCTGGACTCGGATGAGCCAATCCTCGGCTTCAGAGCAACCAACGAGAGGCTGTACGTCCTGACCTCCGGGCGCCTCTTTGTTCTAAAGGTCAATAATAATTAG